The proteins below come from a single Chitinophaga pinensis DSM 2588 genomic window:
- a CDS encoding DUF4292 domain-containing protein, which translates to MMKQTLALIVLGIVSTGLFSCRHSRQIAGTSFPVTDTTHHQASAADSASIAAANTFNKEMLAKLRGNYINFTTFSAKLKVDFETEAKQMSGINANMRLHKDSIIWISVSVPIIGEVARAIITPDSLKAIDKFHKVAYLRDMNNAKDLLNIPFDFKTLQDLIIGNPIYLTDSVYQVVKTPSVISFTCDSTMFTSLFNVFADDYVLQQSKVMDKDSTRRRSIELTYGEYKSLDKVKFATLRRVFVEEKNYTKINMEFNKIDFEQPLSFPFTIPSGYSRE; encoded by the coding sequence ATGATGAAGCAAACATTAGCACTGATAGTATTAGGTATTGTAAGCACGGGACTCTTTTCATGCAGGCATAGCCGCCAGATAGCAGGTACGTCTTTTCCGGTAACGGATACCACTCATCATCAGGCATCAGCAGCAGACAGCGCATCCATTGCTGCTGCAAATACTTTTAATAAAGAAATGCTCGCAAAACTGCGGGGTAACTATATCAATTTTACCACCTTCTCCGCCAAATTAAAGGTTGATTTCGAAACGGAAGCCAAACAAATGTCAGGCATTAACGCTAACATGCGTCTGCATAAAGACAGCATCATCTGGATATCCGTATCTGTACCGATCATCGGAGAAGTAGCCAGGGCGATTATCACTCCGGACAGTCTGAAAGCGATTGATAAGTTTCATAAAGTGGCATATCTCCGTGATATGAACAACGCAAAAGATCTGTTGAATATTCCCTTTGATTTCAAGACCTTACAGGACCTGATCATCGGTAATCCTATCTATCTGACGGACTCAGTATACCAGGTTGTAAAGACACCTTCCGTGATCTCTTTCACCTGCGATAGTACCATGTTCACAAGTCTGTTCAATGTGTTTGCTGATGACTATGTATTGCAACAAAGTAAGGTGATGGATAAGGATAGTACACGCAGGCGGTCTATCGAACTCACCTATGGTGAATACAAATCATTGGATAAAGTTAAATTTGCTACCCTCAGGCGGGTTTTTGTGGAAGAGAAGAACTACACAAAGATCAATATGGAATTTAACAAAATAGATTTCGAACAGCCGTTAAGCTTTCCATTCACCATTCCCTCTGGTTATTCAAGAGAGTAG
- the ispF gene encoding 2-C-methyl-D-erythritol 2,4-cyclodiphosphate synthase: MTKLRIGLGVDFHQLTEGRDFWLGGVLVPHHKGALGHSDADVLLHAICDAMLGAASLGDIGLHFPDTDNTYKNIDSKILLKRTLELINEKGYQVVNIDSTLCLQAPKIKPYVVQMQETIADILNISTEEISIKATTTEKLGFVGREEGVVAYATVLLEKA; this comes from the coding sequence ATGACTAAATTGCGTATCGGGCTAGGGGTAGATTTTCACCAGTTAACAGAAGGACGAGATTTCTGGCTGGGTGGAGTATTGGTACCACACCACAAGGGCGCTCTGGGACATAGTGATGCGGATGTGCTGTTACACGCCATTTGCGACGCTATGCTGGGAGCTGCCAGTCTCGGGGATATCGGTCTTCATTTCCCTGACACAGATAACACTTACAAAAACATTGATAGCAAAATACTGCTGAAACGTACACTGGAACTGATCAATGAGAAAGGTTACCAGGTCGTAAACATTGACAGCACATTATGCCTGCAGGCGCCTAAGATCAAACCTTATGTAGTACAGATGCAGGAAACCATTGCGGATATCCTGAATATCTCAACAGAAGAGATCTCTATCAAAGCCACTACTACTGAAAAGCTGGGCTTTGTAGGGCGTGAGGAAGGAGTGGTGGCATATGCGACCGTACTTCTGGAAAAGGCATGA
- a CDS encoding murein hydrolase activator EnvC family protein has translation MLNLKKFFPFVLILGLLPALLHAQAPQLSREELEHRKKELQREIDEANEALKNTKKSTRESVSQLRALRDKITLRTRLINNINEEINFINGDINSAYRDIKTLEKDLDTLKSQYAQLVVYAYKNRSTYDMLNFIFSAETFNDAIKRYQYLKQYRDYRRRQADNILETRVLLSKKIESLQEQKEKRSGTLKVEQEQRTILETDKKEKDKVLTNLKGREKELMTDITKNKKDAQKVQAAIQAVIRREIEIARRQAEEEAAAKRKAAADEKRRKEEAARKAAALAAANAAAAKAAAAAQNTNNNNAVAANDKPDKPDPKPAEPAPKPPVATPAPEPEKPVRTENVLEATPEALALSESFESNRGKLPWPVSSGHIIGHFGRQQHAVIERITVENDGVIIGTGKGAPVKAIFQGEVRTVAVIPGGGSLVIIRHGQYFTNYARLQSVNVRTGDRVSTGQVIGTAGTNELENLGEVELQIYRGIQKQNPEFWIRKK, from the coding sequence ATGCTGAATCTGAAGAAGTTTTTCCCGTTTGTATTGATCTTAGGTTTATTACCGGCCTTGCTGCATGCACAGGCTCCCCAATTGTCGCGGGAAGAACTCGAGCATAGAAAAAAAGAACTGCAACGTGAGATCGATGAAGCGAATGAAGCGCTGAAGAATACAAAGAAATCTACCCGTGAAAGTGTCAGCCAGTTAAGGGCCCTGCGCGATAAAATCACTTTACGTACCCGTCTTATCAATAACATCAACGAAGAGATCAACTTCATCAATGGCGATATTAACTCTGCCTACAGGGATATTAAAACCCTGGAGAAAGACCTGGATACGCTGAAGTCACAATATGCACAGCTGGTCGTATATGCGTATAAGAACCGCAGTACTTATGACATGCTGAATTTCATCTTCTCGGCTGAGACTTTCAATGATGCGATCAAGCGATACCAATACCTGAAACAATACCGTGATTACCGGCGCAGACAGGCCGACAATATCCTGGAAACCAGGGTCTTGCTGAGCAAGAAGATTGAGAGTCTGCAGGAACAGAAAGAAAAACGTTCCGGCACCCTGAAAGTGGAGCAGGAACAGCGTACAATCCTTGAAACGGATAAGAAGGAGAAAGATAAGGTATTGACCAATCTGAAGGGCCGTGAGAAAGAGTTAATGACCGACATCACCAAGAACAAAAAAGACGCGCAGAAAGTACAGGCTGCTATTCAGGCGGTTATCCGTCGTGAGATAGAAATTGCCCGCAGACAGGCAGAAGAGGAAGCTGCCGCCAAGCGTAAAGCTGCTGCTGACGAGAAACGCAGAAAAGAAGAAGCTGCCAGAAAAGCTGCTGCTCTTGCTGCTGCAAATGCCGCTGCTGCAAAAGCCGCCGCCGCTGCCCAGAATACAAATAATAACAACGCTGTCGCGGCCAACGATAAACCTGATAAACCGGATCCTAAGCCAGCTGAGCCTGCGCCGAAACCACCGGTTGCTACACCTGCTCCTGAGCCCGAAAAGCCAGTCCGTACAGAAAACGTCCTGGAAGCAACACCGGAAGCGCTGGCATTGTCAGAAAGCTTTGAAAGCAATCGTGGTAAACTGCCATGGCCGGTAAGTTCCGGTCATATCATAGGTCACTTCGGTCGTCAGCAGCACGCGGTAATAGAAAGGATCACGGTAGAGAATGATGGTGTAATTATCGGAACCGGCAAAGGCGCTCCTGTAAAAGCGATCTTCCAGGGTGAAGTGAGAACGGTAGCTGTGATTCCGGGTGGTGGTTCCCTTGTGATCATCCGACATGGCCAGTACTTTACCAACTATGCCCGTTTGCAGAGTGTAAATGTAAGAACAGGTGACAGGGTAAGCACCGGTCAGGTGATCGGTACAGCGGGTACCAATGAACTGGAGAACCTGGGTGAGGTTGAGCTGCAGATCTACAGAGGTATACAGAAACAGAACCCTGAGTTCTGGATCAGAAAGAAATAA
- the dut gene encoding dUTP diphosphatase produces the protein MAAITVKIINKSANPLPAYATAEAAGMDLRANLETAISLQPLERMLIPTGLFMELPTGYEAQIRPRSGLAIKQGLTLLNTPGTIDADYRGEIKVIMINLSNEPQTIAHGERIAQMVIAPFVQAQLEAVELLTETERGAGGFGHTGKS, from the coding sequence ATGGCAGCTATTACAGTTAAAATCATCAATAAATCCGCAAATCCGCTGCCGGCCTATGCCACAGCAGAAGCGGCCGGGATGGACCTCAGGGCTAACCTGGAAACAGCTATTTCTTTGCAACCACTGGAGCGGATGCTCATTCCTACTGGTCTGTTCATGGAACTACCGACTGGCTATGAAGCCCAGATCAGACCTCGCAGCGGTCTGGCAATCAAGCAGGGTTTAACCCTTCTGAACACACCCGGCACAATTGATGCGGATTACAGAGGAGAGATCAAGGTCATTATGATCAACCTGTCCAACGAGCCACAGACAATTGCCCACGGTGAAAGGATTGCACAGATGGTGATCGCGCCATTTGTACAGGCCCAGCTGGAAGCAGTGGAGCTGCTGACAGAAACAGAACGTGGTGCCGGCGGTTTTGGCCACACCGGTAAATCTTAA
- the bshA gene encoding N-acetyl-alpha-D-glucosaminyl L-malate synthase BshA codes for MRIGIVCYPTYGGSGVLATELGKALADKGHMVHFITYQQPVRLNAFHANIYYHEVQVPTYPLFDFPPYESALSSTMVDVILNQQLDLLHVHYAIPHASTAYLAKQIVSKQGRIVPFITTLHGTDITLVGKDKTYAPVVTFSINESDAITAVSNNLREETYKSFQIEKDIEVIYNFVDTERFKRRSSELMHFRNAIAPNGEKILLHVSNFRKVKRVPDVVKVFQKVREKIPSKLLLVGDGPDRPAIEAMCREMNLCGDIRFVGKQEQLEDVMSIADLFVLPSDYESFGLAALEAMAAEVPVISSNAGGLPEVNIHGKTGFLSPVGDVDSMAENAIKLLEDEKLLAAMRKGALEQAQRFHIDNIIPQYEALYEEVMNRALESVDK; via the coding sequence ATGCGAATTGGAATAGTATGTTACCCTACTTATGGGGGTAGTGGCGTACTGGCAACAGAACTGGGGAAGGCACTGGCAGATAAAGGGCATATGGTCCATTTTATCACTTACCAGCAACCTGTGCGACTCAATGCCTTTCATGCCAATATATATTATCACGAGGTGCAGGTTCCTACTTACCCGCTATTTGATTTCCCACCCTACGAGTCTGCACTGAGCAGCACAATGGTAGATGTCATACTGAATCAGCAGCTGGATCTGCTGCATGTGCACTATGCCATTCCGCATGCCTCTACAGCTTACCTGGCAAAACAGATTGTGAGCAAGCAGGGCCGTATCGTACCGTTTATCACAACACTCCACGGTACAGATATCACCCTGGTAGGTAAAGATAAGACCTACGCCCCGGTAGTTACCTTCTCTATCAATGAGTCGGATGCTATTACGGCTGTATCTAACAACCTCCGCGAAGAGACTTATAAATCATTCCAGATCGAGAAAGATATCGAGGTCATTTACAACTTTGTGGACACCGAGCGCTTCAAACGCCGCTCTTCAGAACTCATGCATTTCAGGAATGCGATTGCGCCTAACGGCGAAAAAATACTGCTGCACGTATCCAACTTCCGTAAGGTAAAACGGGTACCGGATGTCGTAAAAGTCTTCCAGAAAGTAAGAGAAAAGATCCCTTCCAAGCTGCTGCTGGTAGGTGATGGTCCGGACAGACCTGCTATCGAGGCGATGTGCCGTGAGATGAACCTCTGCGGTGACATCCGTTTTGTAGGTAAGCAGGAACAGCTGGAAGACGTGATGTCTATTGCTGACCTCTTTGTATTGCCTTCTGACTATGAAAGTTTCGGTCTGGCAGCACTGGAAGCCATGGCGGCAGAAGTACCGGTTATTTCTTCCAATGCGGGTGGTTTGCCGGAAGTCAATATCCATGGTAAAACAGGTTTCCTGAGCCCGGTAGGAGATGTTGACAGCATGGCTGAAAATGCCATCAAACTGCTGGAAGATGAAAAACTGCTGGCTGCGATGCGTAAAGGTGCGCTGGAACAGGCACAACGCTTCCACATTGACAATATCATTCCGCAATATGAGGCGCTGTATGAAGAAGTGATGAACAGAGCCCTGGAATCTGTTGATAAATAA
- a CDS encoding tetratricopeptide repeat protein: MFRTHNNDKTLPVINSLPAFCRRVSRLSLLLAGFCCVLGTACRTGKSVASRQSASRTVHVIRDSSLLQQRADSLFFSAERSKLLGDYRTAITQFSDYLRLKRNNPTAYYELARLFIEVRNPQYALGFARRAANMDTTNKWFQITLADAFGVNAQFDSSAAVYDRLSRRYPENEEYIYNKGMFLSKADKTEAALIVFDTLEARTGLVEELAFQKQRLYLKLNRIDDAAAEVQKLINQNPEEVRYYLVLGDIYNSNDRVEEATAIYKEVLDRDSTNPRALIALSGYAKKDGDTVLYWKYLTRAFTNPDYSIDEKVAYVYPYLQMQKLDTSKLKEGLQLSQLVINAHPEEAKAYALQADMYSQAGMLDSALIDYNKAVTLDSTRFTVWYQLMWIYSRKEESANLLKVSSVVSERFPKEFMGHYFKGVANFLLQNYPASIDALNMAVQTANNGDKGTRADVYSLLGDAYHATGQHQLSDSCYDRSLAIRPNDALVLNNFSYYLSLRGEQLSKAESMSKRSLELEPESANFMDTYAWILFRMARYEQAREWMEKALQQEDARDNPGMLEHYGDILFNLHQVDKALEYWQLAKQKGANSVGLARKIAEKRYILATERE, encoded by the coding sequence ATGTTCAGAACCCACAATAACGATAAAACCTTGCCCGTAATAAACAGTCTGCCGGCTTTCTGCAGACGCGTAAGCCGGTTGTCTTTGTTACTGGCAGGTTTTTGTTGTGTGTTGGGGACTGCCTGCCGCACCGGCAAATCCGTTGCCTCCCGTCAGTCTGCCTCCCGGACAGTGCACGTCATCCGGGATTCATCTCTCCTGCAACAAAGGGCTGACAGTCTTTTCTTCTCTGCGGAACGCTCGAAATTGCTAGGCGACTACCGTACTGCCATCACCCAGTTTTCTGACTACCTGCGCCTGAAAAGGAACAATCCTACTGCCTATTACGAGCTGGCCCGCCTCTTCATCGAGGTGCGGAATCCGCAATATGCACTGGGCTTTGCCCGCAGGGCAGCCAATATGGACACGACTAATAAGTGGTTCCAGATAACGCTGGCAGATGCATTCGGTGTGAATGCCCAGTTTGACAGTTCTGCGGCTGTATATGACCGCCTCTCCAGGAGGTATCCTGAAAATGAAGAGTATATCTACAATAAGGGTATGTTCCTGTCCAAGGCAGATAAAACAGAAGCGGCACTGATCGTATTTGATACGCTTGAAGCAAGGACAGGGCTGGTAGAAGAACTGGCCTTTCAGAAGCAGCGCTTATACCTGAAACTAAACCGGATAGATGACGCGGCTGCTGAAGTGCAGAAGCTCATTAACCAGAACCCGGAAGAGGTCAGGTATTACCTGGTTCTCGGAGATATCTACAATTCCAATGATCGCGTGGAAGAGGCGACAGCCATTTACAAAGAAGTGCTGGACCGCGACTCCACCAATCCGAGGGCATTAATAGCGTTGTCCGGCTATGCTAAAAAGGATGGTGATACCGTACTGTACTGGAAGTACCTGACCCGTGCATTCACCAATCCTGATTACAGCATTGACGAGAAAGTAGCCTATGTATATCCTTACCTGCAAATGCAGAAACTGGATACCAGCAAACTGAAAGAAGGATTACAGCTGTCACAGCTGGTGATCAATGCACATCCTGAAGAGGCGAAAGCCTATGCATTACAGGCTGATATGTATTCTCAGGCCGGTATGCTGGATAGTGCACTGATTGATTATAACAAAGCAGTTACACTGGATTCCACACGTTTTACCGTATGGTACCAGTTAATGTGGATCTACTCCCGTAAAGAGGAATCCGCTAACCTCCTGAAAGTGAGCTCAGTAGTATCTGAGCGTTTTCCAAAGGAATTTATGGGTCATTATTTCAAAGGGGTGGCTAACTTTTTGCTGCAAAATTATCCTGCATCTATAGATGCGCTGAATATGGCTGTGCAGACGGCAAACAACGGTGATAAAGGCACCCGGGCAGATGTTTACTCTTTGTTGGGAGATGCCTATCATGCTACCGGTCAGCATCAGTTATCAGATAGCTGTTACGACAGGTCGCTGGCAATCAGACCCAATGATGCGCTTGTGCTGAACAATTTCAGTTACTATCTCTCACTTAGAGGAGAGCAGCTGAGCAAAGCAGAAAGTATGTCTAAGCGCTCACTGGAACTGGAACCTGAAAGCGCCAATTTTATGGATACCTACGCCTGGATCCTGTTTCGTATGGCCCGTTATGAACAGGCCAGAGAATGGATGGAAAAAGCTTTACAGCAAGAAGATGCACGTGATAATCCAGGTATGCTGGAACACTATGGGGATATCCTGTTTAATCTCCACCAGGTAGATAAGGCGCTTGAATATTGGCAGCTGGCCAAACAAAAGGGCGCTAATTCGGTAGGGTTAGCCCGCAAAATTGCAGAAAAACGGTATATACTTGCAACTGAAAGGGAATAG